DNA sequence from the Candidatus Zixiibacteriota bacterium genome:
CCATCGGCCAGATTCACTTTCAGAACCCGCGGAGCAAACGCTTCAGCGGCATAAACCTCACCGTCGACGACTTCCAGTCCGCCAAAGAAGTAATTAGTGTAATGATAATAGTTCATGACATTTCCGCTGAGGTCGAGGATATAGATACGGGAATCGAAGCTCTGATGCGCGGTGTAGATCATCATGCTGTCTCCACGCGGAAGGTTTCCCAGCCTGTCAGGATACAGGACCGAATCAGGATAGATCGTCTCCTGCGAAGATGCTGAAGATACAAATATCAGGCCCAGAGCCACACTAATGATAAGTAATTTTTGCAGACGCATACTATATCAATATAACAGAAACCGGCGATCCGTCAAGTACACCCGATGCCTGACCTCATGTTATCTCTTCAGATCCTCAGCAATCCGGATTGCCGTCACCGTCGGTATCGCAGGGTGTATTCCCTCCCGCGAAAGCATAATTAATGATAAATACGGCGTCGGAAACATCCACGCTGTCGTCGCAGTTGGCATCTCCCGATTCCAGGGGATCAGGTGCTGTGCCTCCCGCAAACGCGTAATTGATGATAAATACCGCATCGGAAACATCCACAGACTGATCGCTGTTGGCATCTCCGCAGATATAAGTTGCTGTCTCCGGGATTGTTACATCCTGGTCGGCGGGAGTATTGGTTACTATCTTGACGCTGTCGGATGGGAAGGTGACGATTATTGAATCGACCATCCTGCACATTCCCAGGCCGAATTCCGCTGTCAAAGAGTTCTGCGAACACAGTCCTGAACCGGCGCGGATTTCGCGAATCTGGGTACTGCCACAGGCAACAACTTTAACTTTGGCCCCGATTCCGGAGGTGTTCGATTCAGTACCGACGACATCGACATGAATCCAGTGATTGGCGGTACCGATTTTGTTTTCGAAAAGCTTATTCTGGTAAGGGTTATTGTTTGTTATAAATATATCCAGATCACCGTCGCTGTCGAAATCGGCCAAGGCTGTAGTGGTACCCGGGGCATAGTTTTTGAGGATATTGCTGGCGGCATCGACAAAGCTGTTACCTCCCTCATTGCGCAGTAGCCTGCTCTGACCGCTGGAGGATCCCATCGCCAGGTAGATGTCCAAATCACCGTCATTGTCGTAGTCACCCATCGCGCAGCCATAGCCGTAACCGAAATCGCTCAAAGGTGAAGAGCTGATATCAGTGAATGATCCCCCGCCGTCGTTACGCAACAGCTTGTTATTGCCATTATAAGTTACCAGAAACAGGTCAAGGTCGAGGTCATTATCGGTATCACCCCAGGCTACCCCCATTGTATTGCCGGCATCTCCCAGAGGTCCGGAGGTGACATCTGTAAAGCTACCCCCGCCGTCATTGCGGAAGAGTTTGTTGGCTGATCCATTATTTGCCAGGTAAATATCGGCATCGCCGTCGTTGTCGTAATCGCCCCAGCTCACTCCGGTGCTGTTGCCTGGATCCGCTAACACCGTCGGGGTGACATCGGTAAAAGTGCCCCCGCCGTCGTTGCGTAAAAGCTTATTGGCCGAACCGAAGTTTGCCATGTATATATCGAGATCGCCATCTTTGTCGTAATCTGCCCAGGTGACTCCGAAGGTGTCGCCTGTATGCCCCAAAGGTCCGCTGGTGACATCGACAAAAGTATCGTTGCCGTCGTTGCGAAAGAGCTTGTTTGCCATGCCGTCACCTTTTCCAAGATAGAGGTCGAGGTCACCATCGCCGTCATAGTCGCCCCAGGCCACTCCGAGACCGTCGCGCAGGTCGCCGGGCGGACTGCCGGAGATGGTTGTAAAGCTTCCACCGCCGTCGTTTCTGTAGAGCCGACTTCCGTAATTATAGCTGGAGATGTACAGGTCGTGGTCGCCGTCGTTATCGTAATCTCCCCATGCGGTACCATAACCACTGCTGTTGAGCGGGGAAGTGGTTATGTCTACCCAGGTATAGGCTAAATAGATTGAATCGAATGCTTTTTTGAGGTCGGGGCGCGGTCCGATATGGCCGCTGGATGGGGATACCTGCGGAGTGCCTGTCGCGATCAGTAAGTCGCGCAGGTATTCCGGTGTGGGAACCGAAGTGGATACATTGGCTTTCCAGTAACCGACACAGCAGGCGATTGCCCCCGCCACACAGGGTGCGGCGCTTGAAGTACCGGCAAAACCGCGGGTGAAGTAATAGTATAGTCCGTCGGAATTGAACAGATCACCGTAACCGGTAGTGTAGACATTCTCGCCCTGTCCCTGCAGATCGAAACGACTTCCATAGCTGGAGTAGTTCAATCTCTCCAGGTCTCCCTCCGGTCCGGCCGGAAGCGAACCACCAGGAAAAGCTCCCCCGGCACCGACGATGACCGCGCCGGAGTTGCCGTACCATGTGAGATTGTCTGTGTCAATACCGGTCAAAGTCGTGGGCGCGCCGCCATTGCCACCTACTTCGACCACACTGATTCCTTTGGCTATGGCGGTCTCTATGGCGGCATAGACCGCGTTGTAGTTCTGCGAATTGGGATGATAGTTAAGCCACCACTCTATAGGTATCAGGTCGGGATG
Encoded proteins:
- a CDS encoding S8 family serine peptidase, with amino-acid sequence MNKQVISILSIVIFALVSNGINILADSSNSNPAVSRPYMAERDLIEVMFEKGSQIRLRSGQLTDMAAGRSLDGLEDVLSGLAFAEWKRICDLPEEKIDQLEEIGESRSGRDLYNLNNTYRLRISSDADVWEISSKLEQLPEVILARPVPRPVRLPSPGYYIDSQFYLDPATATPTGMDTEYAWGHNGGKGQGVTVCDLEYGWTLYHSDISKGPGSQINPNPIALPPGETDDHGTAVIGMLVADVNSWGTTGICNQATLKTCGTYYGSPPEWNVPGALLYTIDALSPGDVILLEQQWDYSDPNTSHPDLIPIEWWLNYHPNSQNYNAVYAAIETAIAKGISVVEVGGNGGAPTTLTGIDTDNLTWYGNSGAVIVGAGGAFPGGSLPAGPEGDLERLNYSSYGSRFDLQGQGENVYTTGYGDLFNSDGLYYYFTRGFAGTSSAAPCVAGAIACCVGYWKANVSTSVPTPEYLRDLLIATGTPQVSPSSGHIGPRPDLKKAFDSIYLAYTWVDITTSPLNSSGYGTAWGDYDNDGDHDLYISSYNYGSRLYRNDGGGSFTTISGSPPGDLRDGLGVAWGDYDGDGDLDLYLGKGDGMANKLFRNDGNDTFVDVTSGPLGHTGDTFGVTWADYDKDGDLDIYMANFGSANKLLRNDGGGTFTDVTPTVLADPGNSTGVSWGDYDNDGDADIYLANNGSANKLFRNDGGGSFTDVTSGPLGDAGNTMGVAWGDTDNDLDLDLFLVTYNGNNKLLRNDGGGSFTDISSSPLSDFGYGYGCAMGDYDNDGDLDIYLAMGSSSGQSRLLRNEGGNSFVDAASNILKNYAPGTTTALADFDSDGDLDIFITNNNPYQNKLFENKIGTANHWIHVDVVGTESNTSGIGAKVKVVACGSTQIREIRAGSGLCSQNSLTAEFGLGMCRMVDSIIVTFPSDSVKIVTNTPADQDVTIPETATYICGDANSDQSVDVSDAVFIINYAFAGGTAPDPLESGDANCDDSVDVSDAVFIINYAFAGGNTPCDTDGDGNPDC